A single region of the Erythrobacter sp. HL-111 genome encodes:
- a CDS encoding response regulator translates to MKTCLIVDDSRVIRKVSRHILETLGFTVSEAENGKEGLEACEAAMPDVILLDWNMPVMTGIEFITRLRQRPGGDAPKVVFCTTENDVAHIREAISAGADEYVMKPFDHETLQIKLQLVGFA, encoded by the coding sequence ATGAAAACGTGCCTGATCGTCGATGATTCGCGGGTGATCCGTAAGGTGTCGCGGCACATCCTCGAGACGCTCGGTTTCACCGTGAGCGAGGCGGAAAACGGCAAGGAAGGGCTGGAGGCCTGCGAGGCGGCGATGCCCGACGTGATCCTGCTCGACTGGAACATGCCGGTGATGACCGGCATCGAGTTCATCACCCGGCTGCGCCAGCGCCCCGGCGGCGATGCGCCCAAGGTCGTGTTCTGCACCACCGAGAACGACGTTGCCCACATCCGCGAGGCGATTTCGGCCGGGGCGGACGAATACGTGATGAAGCCGTTCGATCACGAAACGCTCCAGATCAAGCTCCAGCTGGTCGGCTTTGCATGA
- the cheB gene encoding chemotaxis-specific protein-glutamate methyltransferase CheB, with amino-acid sequence MPKPGDRKAPERAAEMRGAIRVMIVDDSLTVRTIFKRMVESDRSMVVTGTASSAERAIVQLESTPADVVLLDLEMPGMGGLEALPRILATADGVQVLVVSSLTQDGAEHTLAALSTGAADTMLKPRPGGFNEDYRNQLLAKIRALGGSAAEAIALEEALVRPAAGTGGGLPKGERLLRAKRPEVLAVGASTGGIHALNLMLRGLTAEFDLPICVTQHLPSSFMPVFARQIEVASGRRALIAEDGTPIRPGEIAVATGHGHMVVERRGEDLVARVCGEPMPSGCLPSVDPMLASLAEACDGRALGVILSGMGRDGAEGAAALHRAGGTIFAQDAETSAVWGMPGAVAKADLATLIAPPETLAEAIMGLVPATLAR; translated from the coding sequence GTGCCGAAACCGGGTGATCGCAAGGCTCCCGAGCGGGCCGCCGAGATGCGCGGCGCGATCCGGGTGATGATCGTCGATGATTCGCTTACCGTGCGCACGATCTTCAAGCGGATGGTGGAAAGCGACCGCTCGATGGTCGTCACCGGCACCGCGAGCAGCGCCGAACGCGCGATCGTCCAGCTCGAAAGCACGCCCGCCGACGTGGTCCTGCTCGACCTCGAAATGCCCGGCATGGGCGGGCTCGAGGCACTGCCCCGGATCCTCGCGACCGCCGACGGCGTGCAGGTGCTGGTGGTCTCCTCGCTCACGCAGGACGGGGCCGAGCACACGCTTGCCGCGCTTTCGACCGGCGCGGCCGACACCATGCTCAAGCCGCGCCCGGGCGGTTTCAACGAGGATTACCGCAACCAGCTCCTCGCCAAGATCCGCGCGCTGGGCGGCAGCGCGGCCGAAGCGATCGCGCTCGAGGAGGCGCTCGTGCGCCCCGCGGCGGGCACTGGCGGCGGCCTGCCCAAGGGCGAGCGCCTGCTGCGCGCCAAGCGGCCCGAAGTGCTTGCCGTGGGCGCCTCGACCGGGGGCATCCACGCGCTCAACCTGATGCTGCGCGGCCTGACGGCGGAATTCGACCTGCCGATCTGCGTCACGCAGCACCTGCCCTCCTCCTTCATGCCGGTCTTCGCCCGCCAGATCGAGGTCGCAAGCGGGCGCCGCGCCCTCATCGCCGAGGACGGCACGCCGATCCGCCCGGGCGAGATCGCCGTCGCCACCGGCCACGGCCACATGGTCGTCGAACGGCGCGGCGAAGACCTCGTCGCGCGCGTCTGCGGAGAGCCCATGCCGAGCGGCTGCCTGCCCTCGGTCGACCCGATGCTCGCCAGCCTTGCCGAGGCCTGCGACGGCCGCGCGCTCGGCGTGATCCTCTCGGGGATGGGCCGCGACGGGGCCGAGGGCGCCGCCGCGCTGCACCGCGCCGGGGGCACGATCTTCGCGCAGGATGCCGAAACGAGCGCGGTGTGGGGTATGCCCGGCGCGGTCGCCAAGGCCGATCTTGCGACTCTCATCGCCCCGCCCGAGACGCTGGCCGAGGCAATCATGGGCCTGGTTCCCGCCACGCTTGCCCGCTAG
- a CDS encoding chemotaxis protein CheW encodes MNDLLVMTQIAGRRCALHAHYVSSVIEIGAVTPVPRTPAFIAGITAMRSQALTVIDCRLALGFGREGWATDHRAAVVAVAGHSYALRVDAIVDITTGSAEAGQVPGGFGPEWSRVATGMIETAIGPALLLDLPALIAGPAGGQEPFGAAA; translated from the coding sequence GTGAACGACCTCCTCGTGATGACCCAGATCGCCGGGCGGCGCTGCGCGCTGCACGCGCATTACGTGAGTTCGGTGATCGAGATCGGCGCGGTCACGCCGGTCCCGCGCACCCCCGCTTTCATCGCCGGGATCACCGCCATGCGGAGCCAGGCGCTGACCGTCATCGACTGCCGCCTCGCGCTCGGCTTCGGGCGCGAGGGCTGGGCGACCGATCACCGCGCCGCGGTGGTCGCCGTGGCGGGCCATTCCTATGCCCTCAGGGTCGATGCGATCGTCGACATCACCACGGGTTCGGCCGAAGCGGGGCAGGTCCCCGGCGGGTTCGGCCCCGAATGGTCGCGCGTTGCGACCGGCATGATCGAGACCGCGATCGGCCCCGCCCTCCTGCTCGACCTGCCCGCCCTGATCGCGGGCCCGGCCGGCGGGCAAGAGCCTTTCGGTGCAGCGGCTTAA